Below is a window of Yersinia kristensenii DNA.
TGTGGTGCGCATATGGCGTCAGGATAATACACAGCAGCAGCCACAAGTGCTGATGAGCGTCTACAGTCCCTACTCGGGGGATAATACCCGCGTGACCTTCTACGAATATCAAAATGGCGTATTACGAGAAATCCGACGCAATGATTTAGGGCATAACCCGCAAAGTGTCGAATTACGTTTTGATGAGCAAGGGCAGGTCAGTTTTATGCAACGCCAGCTGGCGACACGCCGTGAGCAACTCTCTGCGGATAATATTGCAGTTTATCAGTTAGAGGCTAAGCGAGTTTTGGAGCTGAGCACAGCATTGCGCGTGGGCAACATTCGGTTAATCCAGGGACGTTGGCAGGACGGCATCGTGACAACTTGCGCCGGGAAGACAATACGCCCGAACCTTGATGATAATTCGCAATCATGGTTGACCAAACGCGGTGCGAATAGTGCGGAACCTTTGGGTATTGCATGGTTGGATTCACCGGAAGGTCAGCAATTGCTGTTGGTTGCCAATCAGGATTTCTGCAGTTGGGAACCTCAATCAGGCAGCTTGTAAGAAAACTGTTTGTAAGAAAACTGTTTGTAAGAAAAGGGGCACCGCGAACAGTACCCCTTTGAAAACCTTGAAGACTTATTTACCGCGAACAATTATTTCCCACGGGCAATTATTTTTCACGGGCAATCGCCCGATAGCCAATGTCTTTACGGCAGAAAGCACCTTCCCACTGAATGTCTTTCGCTAATTTGTACGCGTTCTGCTGTGCTTGGGCGACGGTTGCACCGAGTGCCGTGACACACAATACGCGGCCACCGCTGGTCACGACGTCATTATTGCTATTCAGTTTGGTACCGGCGTGGAACACTTTTCCCTCCGCTACTTCTTGCTGTGGTAGCCCATGAATAATATCACCTTGACGGTAATCAGCCGGGTAACCCCCTGCCGCCAAGACGACACCCAGTGACGGGCGTTCATCCCAATCAGACGTTTTCTCATTCAATTTGCCTTGCGCACCGGCTAAACATAGTTCAACCAAGTCAGAACGCATACGCAGCATTATTGGCTGAGTTTCTGGGTCACCAAAGCGGCAGTTGAATTCAATCACTTTCGGTTGCCCGTCGGCTGAGATCATCAAGCCTGCATAAAGGAAGCCGGTATAAACATTGCCTTCCGCTGCCATACCACGCACGGTTGGCCAAATAACCTGATCCATGACCCGTTGATGGACTTCATCCGTGACCACCGGTGCAGGAGAATAAGCGCCCATGCCGCCGGTATTCGGGCCGGTATCATTATCGCCAACGCGTTTGTGATCTTGGCTGGTGGCCATCGGTAACACGTTTTCGCCATCAACCATCACAATAAAGCTAGCTTCTTCGCCATCGAGGAACTCTTCCACCACGATACGGTGGCCGGCATCACCAAATGCATTGCCAGCCAGCATGTCATGAACAGCGGTTTCCGCCTCTTCCAGCGTCATCGCAACAATCACGCCTTTACCCGCAGCCAGTCCATCAGCCTTAATCACGATGGGCGCACCAATTTTGCGCACATAGGCTAAAGCCGGTTCTACCTCGGTAAAGTTCTGGTAAAACGCGGTTGGAATATGGTGGCGGGCCAGAAAGTCTTTGGTGAAAGCTTTAGAACCTTCAAGCTGAGCGGCGGCTTGGGTTGGGCCAAAGATAGTCAGACCTGCGGCGCGGAAAGCATCAACCACACCAATCACTAATGGTGCTTCCGGGCCAACAATGGTTAGGCCAATATCGTGGCTCTGAGCAAATGCCAGTAAACCGGCAATATCAGTGGCGGCGATATCGACATTTTCTAAACCAGGTTCCAGCGCAGTACCGGCATTACCTGGTGCAACATAAATTTTATCTGCTAAAGGCGACTGTGCTGCTTTCCAGCCCAACGCATGCTCGCGCCCGCCATTACCAATAATCAAAATATTCATTTGGATGACTCCGTTAAGCGGTTTAATTAATGACGGAAATGGCGCATGTCGGTAAAGATCATCGCGATATCGTGTTCATCGGCGGCGGCAATCACTTCATCGTCACGAATAGAACCGCCCGGTTGGATAACACAGGTGATCCCGACGGCGGCGGCGGCATCAATACCATCGCGGAATGGGAAGAATGCATCAGAGGCCATGGCCGATCCCGCCACTTCCAATCCCTCATCAGCCGCTTTTATGCCGGCTATTTTGGCGGAATATACACGGCTCATCTGGCCTGCGCCTATCCCGATAGTCATATTGTCGCGCGCATAGACAATCGCGTTTGATTTAACGAATTTAGCCACTTTCCAACAGAAGAGAGCATCACGTAGCTCTTGATCGGTCGGTTGGCGTTTGGATACCACACGCAGATCCGCCGCAGTCACCATGCCTAAATCGCGGTCTTGCACTAACAAGCCGCCATTGACACGTTTGAAATCCAGACCGGCAGAACGTTCTTGCCACTGACCACAAGTCAGAACACGGACATTCTGTTTAGCGGCTAACAGCGCCAATGCTTCAGCACTGACGGAGGGCGCGATAATGACTTCAACGAATTGGCGGCTGATAATAGCGCTGGCTGTTTCGGCATCTAATTCACGGTTAAAGGCAATAATGCCGCCGAAAGCTGACGTCGGGTCAGTTTTATAGGCTTTGTCGTAAGCCGACAACAGAGAGTCAGCAATAGCCACGCCGCAAGGGTTGGCGTGCTTGACGATAACACAGGCCGGTTCACTGAATTCTTTCACACACTCAAGTGCGGCATCGGTATCGGCGATGTTGTTGTAGGAGAGCGCCTTGCCCTGCAATTGCTGGGCGGTGGCCACTGAGGCTTCTGTGACGTTTTCTTCTATATAGAAGGCGGCTTGCTGGTGGCTGTTCTCACCGTAACGCATATCCTGTTTCTTTATATAGTTAAGATTCAGAGTGCGAGGGAAATGGCCTGATGGCTGCTCGGTATCACCATGATAAGGTGGCACCAGCGCGCCGAAGTAGTTGGCAATCATACTGTCGTAAGCGGCAGTGTGCTCGAATGCTTTGATAGCCAGGTCGAAACGAGTGGGGTAAGTCAGTGAGCCTTCATTCTCATCCAGCTCAGCAATAATCGCAGGGTAGTCGCTGCTCTTAACCACAATCGCGACATCTTTATGGTTCTTGGCCGCAGAGCGCACCATGGTTGGGCCACCGATATCAATATTCTCAACCGCATCTTCCAGTGAGCAATCCGGTCGGGCAACCGTCTGAGCAAACGGATACAAGTTTACGACGACAATATCAATGGGCTGAATGTCATGTTGAGCCATGATGCCGTCGTCTTGGCCACGACGGCCTAAAATGCCGCCATGTACTTTTGGATGCAAAGTCTTAACGCGTCCGTCCATCATTTCCGGGAAACCGGTGTAGTCAGATACTTCGGTGACAGGCAAACCGGCATCAGCCAGCAGTCGGGCAGTCCCACCGGTGGAAAGTAACTCGATACCACGCTGAGAAAGAGCGGCGGCGAATTCGATGATACCAGCTTTGTCGGACACACTGAGTAGAGCACGGCGGATTGGGCGGCGTTGTTGCATGGTTTTATCCCTTGGCTTTGGAGTCGCAGTTATTCTTCACAATCATTCAATAGAGCGTTATATGAATCCCTCCTTCTATATAGATAGCTATATAGAGAAAGGAGCAGATTCAGATAACGTCCCAAACAGGGGGTAAAGTCCGTTGGCGATGACTTTCAGGGAGAGATTTGCCCTCTACAACATTAAAATACGCTTTATCACGTACCTCATTACCCCATTTTCTAAAAAATCACCCCGTGCCATCGATATTTTGCCGACGAGGTCACTCTTTTTCGACGCGGGGAATTGTAGCGAAAACGATTGCGTGATGCTCGTCAATTTTGAGCACAGATTCAATCTGTGGATAAGTTTGTGCACAACTTGGTATAAAGAGGGGTTTTGCTGTGGAATGCAGCAAACAGTCATTTTTATTGAAATTAGCGGTTGCGGGCGGCTGAGAACTCCCTATAATGCGCATCCATCGAGACGGCACACAACGAATCAAGTAGTTAAGTGACCGGCGAAGAGAACAGAGAAATTCAACGAAATTAAGTGTTGACTCTGAATGAGGAAAGCGTAATATGCGCACCTCGCGTTACCAACCACGTGTTGCTAACGCACTGCTCTTTAACAATTTATCAGACAATCTGTGTGGGCACTCGCAAGACGATATCGAAGCCTGTTTCGACAGGCAGAAGAAATATCAAAGTCTTGAAGAGTGACCAAAGCAGTACACATTTGAACTTCGGTTCGAATGCATATTTGCAGAAAGTAATCTTTGAGCATCGCTATGTTAACTCATAGCAAATCAAACAAATCTTAAATTGAAGAGTTTGATCATGGCTCAGATTGAACGCTGGCGGCAGGCCTAACACATGCAAGTCGAGCGGCAGCGGGAAGTAGTTTACTACTTTGCCGGCGAGCGGCGGACGGGTGAGTAATGTCTGGGAAACTGCCTGATGGAGGGGGATAACTACTGGAAACGGTAGCTAATACCGCATGACCTCGCAAGAGCAAAGTGGGGGACCTTCGGGCCTCACGCCATCGGATGTGCCCAGATGGGATTAGCTAGTAGGTGGGGTAATGGCTCACCTAGGCGACGATCCCTAGCTGGTCTGAGAGGATGACCAGCCACACTGGAACTGAGACACGGTCCAGACTCCTACGGGAGGCAGCAGTGGGGAATATTGCACAATGGGCGCAAGCCTGATGCAGCCATGCCGCGTGTGTGAAGAAGGCCTTCGGGTTGTAAAGCACTTTCAGCGAGGAGGAAGGGTTCAGTGTTAATAGCACTGAGCATTGACGTTACTCGCAGAAGAAGCACCGGCTAACTCCGTGCCAGCAGCCGCGGTAATACGGAGGGTGCAAGCGTTAATCGGAATTACTGGGCGTAAAGCGCACGCAGGCGGTTTGTTAAGTCAGATGTGAAATCCCCGCGCTTAACGTGGGAACTGCATTTGAAACTGGCAAGCTAGAGTCTTGTAGAGGGGGGTAGAATTCCAGGTGTAGCGGTGAAATGCGTAGAGATCTGGAGGAATACCGGTGGCGAAGGCGGCCCCCTGGACAAAGACTGACGCTCAGGTGCGAAAGCGTGGGGAGCAAACAGGATTAGATACCCTGGTAGTCCACGCTGTAAACGATGTCGACTTGGAGGTTGTGCCCTTGAGGCGTGGCTTCCGGAGCTAACGCGTTAAGTCGACCGCCTGGGGAGTACGGCCGCAAGGTTAAAACTCAAATGAATTGACGGGGGCCCGCACAAGCGGTGGAGCATGTGGTTTAATTCGATGCAACGCGAAGAACCTTACCTACTCTTGACATCCACAGAACTTAGCAGAGATGCTTAGGTGCCTTCGGGAACTGTGAGACAGGTGCTGCATGGCTGTCGTCAGCTCGTGTTGTGAAATGTTGGGTTAAGTCCCGCAACGAGCGCAACCCTTATCCTTTGTTGCCAGCACGTAATGGTGGGAACTCAAGGGAGACTGCCGGTGACAAACCGGAGGAAGGTGGGGATGACGTCAAGTCATCATGGCCCTTACGAGTAGGGCTACACACGTGCTACAATGGCAGATACAAAGTGAAGCGAACTCGCGAGAGCAAGCGGACCACATAAAGTCTGTCGTAGTCCGGATTGGAGTCTGCAACTCGACTCCATGAAGTCGGAATCGCTAGTAATCGTAGATCAGAATGCTACGGTGAATACGTTCCCGGGCCTTGTACACACCGCCCGTCACACCATGGGAGTGGGTTGCAAAAGAAGTAGGTAGCTTAACTTTCGGGAGGGCGCTTACCACTTTGTGATTCATGACTGGGGTGAAGTCGTAACAAGGTAACCGTAGGGGAACCTGCGGTTGGATCACCTCCTTACCTAACGATACGCATTGCGCAGTGTCCACACAGATTGTCTGATGAATGTCAATGAGCAAGAGCACCTGTTGATGAGGGTGATGACTTGTGT
It encodes the following:
- a CDS encoding DUF1481 domain-containing protein, with product MQRVLMTLGLAFGLSACSSQSGPPQFSASGYIADSGVVRIWRQDNTQQQPQVLMSVYSPYSGDNTRVTFYEYQNGVLREIRRNDLGHNPQSVELRFDEQGQVSFMQRQLATRREQLSADNIAVYQLEAKRVLELSTALRVGNIRLIQGRWQDGIVTTCAGKTIRPNLDDNSQSWLTKRGANSAEPLGIAWLDSPEGQQLLLVANQDFCSWEPQSGSL
- the purD gene encoding phosphoribosylamine--glycine ligase, which produces MNILIIGNGGREHALGWKAAQSPLADKIYVAPGNAGTALEPGLENVDIAATDIAGLLAFAQSHDIGLTIVGPEAPLVIGVVDAFRAAGLTIFGPTQAAAQLEGSKAFTKDFLARHHIPTAFYQNFTEVEPALAYVRKIGAPIVIKADGLAAGKGVIVAMTLEEAETAVHDMLAGNAFGDAGHRIVVEEFLDGEEASFIVMVDGENVLPMATSQDHKRVGDNDTGPNTGGMGAYSPAPVVTDEVHQRVMDQVIWPTVRGMAAEGNVYTGFLYAGLMISADGQPKVIEFNCRFGDPETQPIMLRMRSDLVELCLAGAQGKLNEKTSDWDERPSLGVVLAAGGYPADYRQGDIIHGLPQQEVAEGKVFHAGTKLNSNNDVVTSGGRVLCVTALGATVAQAQQNAYKLAKDIQWEGAFCRKDIGYRAIAREK
- the purH gene encoding bifunctional phosphoribosylaminoimidazolecarboxamide formyltransferase/IMP cyclohydrolase; the protein is MQQRRPIRRALLSVSDKAGIIEFAAALSQRGIELLSTGGTARLLADAGLPVTEVSDYTGFPEMMDGRVKTLHPKVHGGILGRRGQDDGIMAQHDIQPIDIVVVNLYPFAQTVARPDCSLEDAVENIDIGGPTMVRSAAKNHKDVAIVVKSSDYPAIIAELDENEGSLTYPTRFDLAIKAFEHTAAYDSMIANYFGALVPPYHGDTEQPSGHFPRTLNLNYIKKQDMRYGENSHQQAAFYIEENVTEASVATAQQLQGKALSYNNIADTDAALECVKEFSEPACVIVKHANPCGVAIADSLLSAYDKAYKTDPTSAFGGIIAFNRELDAETASAIISRQFVEVIIAPSVSAEALALLAAKQNVRVLTCGQWQERSAGLDFKRVNGGLLVQDRDLGMVTAADLRVVSKRQPTDQELRDALFCWKVAKFVKSNAIVYARDNMTIGIGAGQMSRVYSAKIAGIKAADEGLEVAGSAMASDAFFPFRDGIDAAAAVGITCVIQPGGSIRDDEVIAAADEHDIAMIFTDMRHFRH